The genome window TAGCAAATCTCAAATAATCTTTTCCACTAAAAATCTCTAATTTTTTTAATTCTTTTAATTTACTTGCTATAGTAGATTTTCCTGTACAACTTTCTCCCATAAAAATAAGTAACATATCTTTTTCACCTCTTTAGCCTAAATATTTATGTTAATTTTTAAAAAATATAACTATCTTAATTCTTATTCTTTCTTAATAATATAATGTAACCTTAATAAAAACAAGTTGATTACTATACTCTATTATAGATTATAATCTTATTTATCATAAAAGTAAACGATATACCATATTAGCTTCCATTCCAAATTACTAAAACCATGTTTATTCAATATTACAAACAAAAAACACTAACATAAGTAGTGCTTTATCTAAAGTTCTTAATAAAAATTAAATATTTAGTTTTTAAAAGGATAGAAATTCCTACTCACTTTGTTCCTAGGAGTAATCGATTCACATCAAATAATTTGAGTTCTCTGCTTAAAACAAACCGCCACTTTTACATGAAAAGTAGCGGTTGTTTGATTATTATACATTATGTCAGAATATTCTATAAATTAAATACGCTGTCAACTATCATTACCTGTTCTCTATATTGTTTTACACCTTACTTTAACAGGTGTCACTAACCCAGATAGTTCAAAAAGCTATACTCTTATCGATTTGTTAAATTACAATTTAAAATATGTTTCAATATCTACTTAGCTTCGTTAGAAACCCATTCAACAACCGCTTCGATATTTTCATTGAATGTACCTTCAGGTGAAAATTCCTTTTTAAAGAAACCGCTACCTATTGTAACTCCCCATACACCTGCTTGCTTCAACTCATCAATACGTTCAAAAGAATTAATACTTCCAGCAGATATTACAGGAATCTCTATTTCATTTGCAATTGCTTGAATCAATTCTTTATGATTGCCTTTGAAACGATATGTAGATATAGCTAATCCATCTACGCCCTTAGCTTGCATCATTTTTCCATGTTCAACAATTTCATCAACAGTTCCTATTAAAGTTGCAGGACAACCTACAAGTTTTCCTGTAAAAGGATAATATTTTGTACTAGAATTTTTAAGAAGGTTATTTATTGAGTCTGAGTAAGATGTGCCTATAGCTACATCAAAACCACAATCTATTGCAAGTTGAGCACTTTCTAAGCCTCCTTTTTCATCAAAACTCATAATTTCAAGATATGTTGTCTTTCCTGCAGCTTTCATTTCTTTTACAAGCTCAATCATTTTTTCTTTTTCTAAACCAACATCTTTAAAACCCCAATGCATAATAGGAAGATGTTTTGCATCATTAAATAATTCGATTGCATTTTCTACTGTTCTATCATTTTGTACTAACATAACTAGTAATTCAGGTTTCATTAATTTTCCTCCTTAATAAATAACTACCTTAACATTTTATATTAATTATCACCTAGAAGTAACTCCATTACCTCTTCAGTTGTTTTTGCATCATGCATTTTACTTACCTTATCTTGATCCATTAAAAAATTTGATAAACTTCCTAATAATCCAATATGGTTTTTATTATTATCTGATGCTAATGCAATAATTGTATGAACAGGGTCATTCTCTTCATTTCCAAAAGTTATAGCCTCTTTTAGTGTAATAATTGAAATACCTACTCCCTTAGCTCCATCTTCTGGGCGAGCATGAGGTATAGCTACACCTGGAACAAGTACAATATAAGGTCCTAAGTCGTTGCATGATTTGACCATAGCTTCAATATATCCTTTTTCAACTATACCGTTTTGGTATAACAGGTAACCAGCCTCATAAATTGCATCATCACGATTAGCAGCAGTCACATTTAATCGAATAAAATCTGGCTTAATAACATCTGTTATTGCTATGTTGCTAATTTTCATCACCCCCTCTCACACATTATGATTTATTGTAATTCAAGAAATCAAATAGACTATTTTCTTAATTCTGCATATATTTGCTCTCTCACTGCTTCTTTATCTCCTTTAAATAACGGAGTTACTACTACAGTAGGTATGTTTAAATCAGTAACATCTTTTGGTAATTTTGTTGATAAAGTAGTTAACACTAAATCTATATTAGAATGATTTTTTATATCATTAAAACCACCTTTAATAACTTCAAAACGGAAGCCACCTTCTTTTAGAATTTCTTCGACCATTGGATGTACTAATGTACTAGATACCATACCTGAACCACAAACTAACATTATTCTTTTTCTACTTTTTGATTTACCTCTTTTTATCATTTTCTAATCAATCCCTTCTATAAATAATAAGTAACTCTTGATTTAACCCTGATTATTCATATAACTCCCGATAATATGCTCTGGGTTAAAAATATTTATATTAATTAATCCTCATACTCTTCTTCAAGTAACTCTTTAGCATATTCCTTAGGTCTGTTACGCATTAGATACCATATTAATGCAAATGCAACAAGAATACCTACTCCGATCATAAGATCACTTAAACATCCGACACCCGTAAAGAATTGACTTACTTTATAAAGAGCAAATCCAAATGGAGTTGTACCAACACAAAGTGAAGATATTAATCCTGCCCCTTCAGGAAGATTAAAACCTGTGCCTTGTACCATCACCATATTAGCAGGTGACATAGCTGAACCGATCCAGAAAGATACTGGTATTAATATTAATGCACTGTTAAGTAATCCACGGAATATATTTCCACGATTTGTGTTTGTAATAAACACACATATGAAAATAAACAAACCTGCAACATCTCCTAAAGGCATCATTTTGTTCCCAGGAAGTAGAAAAGCTATTAAGAATATAATAGGTGTAGTTAAAACACCAATAGCCACATGCTCAGGTGCTCCTACTACTACTGCAGCATCAAGACCTAAATGGAATTCTCTACCTGGCATTTTCTTAGTTACAAATACACGAACAGCGTCTGATAATGGAGCCATCCCTGCAACAATAAGCTCTGATGCTCTTGGAAGAAGAAGCATAAAAAATGAAACTGTAAAAGCTAAACTCAAAGCTGAACCAACTTGCGCACCAGTTGGTGGCCAATCAAAGAATGCAATCACACCAACGAATAAACCAATTAACCAACCCATGAAAACAGGTTCTCCAAAGAATCCCCATTTTTCTTTTATACTCTCAGGATCCCATTGAATATCACGAATAACAGGAATAGAATCCCATAATTTATCTAACATAAAACCAATTGGAGCCCATAGAATAGAATAAGCATGAGTTATTGTAATACCTTCCATTGGCATATCATAATATGCATCTATCATAGGATAGAGCCAGTCCGCCATTTTAAGAGAAACAAACCAAAAGATTAATCCAACTATAATTGTAAATACCCAACTACCAGTAGTATATAAAGTAGCTCCCATATAAAATACAAAAATCCAATGGTTATTGAA of Abyssisolibacter fermentans contains these proteins:
- a CDS encoding HisA/HisF-related TIM barrel protein; translated protein: MKPELLVMLVQNDRTVENAIELFNDAKHLPIMHWGFKDVGLEKEKMIELVKEMKAAGKTTYLEIMSFDEKGGLESAQLAIDCGFDVAIGTSYSDSINNLLKNSSTKYYPFTGKLVGCPATLIGTVDEIVEHGKMMQAKGVDGLAISTYRFKGNHKELIQAIANEIEIPVISAGSINSFERIDELKQAGVWGVTIGSGFFKKEFSPEGTFNENIEAVVEWVSNEAK
- a CDS encoding PTS sugar transporter subunit IIA, whose protein sequence is MKISNIAITDVIKPDFIRLNVTAANRDDAIYEAGYLLYQNGIVEKGYIEAMVKSCNDLGPYIVLVPGVAIPHARPEDGAKGVGISIITLKEAITFGNEENDPVHTIIALASDNNKNHIGLLGSLSNFLMDQDKVSKMHDAKTTEEVMELLLGDN
- a CDS encoding PTS transporter subunit IIC — translated: MISQTIMNIFKWVFAQGAPIIVPISVLILGLIFRAPKEKVFAGALRMGVGFTALFALVGIIFSALGPAANQMAAQFGLSFTVTDLGWPTQSGIVFAIPWCMAAIAIFILLNSLLVAIGVVNTLNVDFNNHWIFVFYMGATLYTTGSWVFTIIVGLIFWFVSLKMADWLYPMIDAYYDMPMEGITITHAYSILWAPIGFMLDKLWDSIPVIRDIQWDPESIKEKWGFFGEPVFMGWLIGLFVGVIAFFDWPPTGAQVGSALSLAFTVSFFMLLLPRASELIVAGMAPLSDAVRVFVTKKMPGREFHLGLDAAVVVGAPEHVAIGVLTTPIIFLIAFLLPGNKMMPLGDVAGLFIFICVFITNTNRGNIFRGLLNSALILIPVSFWIGSAMSPANMVMVQGTGFNLPEGAGLISSLCVGTTPFGFALYKVSQFFTGVGCLSDLMIGVGILVAFALIWYLMRNRPKEYAKELLEEEYED